A genome region from Tolypothrix sp. PCC 7712 includes the following:
- a CDS encoding photosystem II manganese-stabilizing polypeptide, whose translation MRYRALIVAFLALCLGLITACSDGSSASSRDILTYEQIRGTGLANKCPQLAETSRGSIPLDSSQSYTIKELCLEPTNFFVKEEPANKRQEAEFVAGKLLTRYTSTIDQVQGDLTINSDSSLTFAEKDGLDFQAITVQLPGGERVPFLFTIKNLVAQTQPGSISLNTSTDFEGTFKVPSYRGAAFLDPKGRGVVSGYDNAVALPAQADDDELTRTNVKRAESLSGKISLQVAKVDNSTGEIAGTFDSEQPSDTDLGAGEPKEVKIRGLFYARVEPNRG comes from the coding sequence ATGAGGTATCGCGCTTTAATTGTTGCATTCTTGGCTTTGTGCCTAGGGTTAATAACTGCTTGTAGTGATGGTTCCTCTGCTAGTAGTAGAGACATACTTACATACGAACAAATTCGCGGCACTGGTTTGGCTAACAAGTGCCCTCAATTGGCAGAAACAAGCCGTGGTTCCATTCCCTTGGATTCTAGCCAGTCCTACACCATTAAAGAACTTTGCTTAGAACCAACTAATTTCTTTGTCAAAGAAGAACCAGCTAATAAACGCCAAGAAGCAGAATTTGTTGCTGGTAAGCTGCTAACTAGGTATACATCGACTATTGACCAGGTGCAAGGCGATCTGACAATCAATTCAGACAGCAGCTTGACATTTGCAGAAAAAGATGGTTTGGACTTTCAAGCTATCACTGTGCAACTCCCTGGTGGTGAGCGAGTACCTTTCCTGTTTACTATCAAGAACTTAGTTGCTCAAACACAACCTGGTTCAATCAGCTTGAATACTTCTACAGATTTTGAAGGCACATTCAAAGTACCTTCATATCGTGGTGCTGCTTTCTTAGATCCCAAAGGACGGGGTGTTGTTAGTGGTTATGATAACGCTGTAGCTCTGCCTGCCCAAGCGGATGATGATGAACTGACTCGCACTAACGTTAAGCGTGCTGAAAGTCTGAGCGGCAAAATCTCTTTGCAAGTAGCTAAAGTTGATAACTCTACTGGTGAAATTGCAGGTACTTTCGATAGTGAACAGCCATCTGATACTGATTTAGGCGCTGGTGAACCTAAAGAAGTGAAGATTCGTGGTCTTTTCTATGCTCGAGTTGAACCCAACAGAGGCTAA
- a CDS encoding photosystem I reaction center subunit VIII, translated as MTTELFPSILASTSYLPALFVPIIGWGVPIAVFAFLFIYIEREDIA; from the coding sequence ATGACAACTGAACTTTTTCCTTCAATCTTGGCTAGTACTTCTTACTTGCCTGCTCTGTTCGTTCCCATTATTGGTTGGGGTGTACCCATCGCAGTATTTGCGTTTTTGTTTATCTATATTGAACGCGAAGATATTGCTTAA
- a CDS encoding Uma2 family endonuclease encodes MTQSITKLVTFEEFVDWLPENSGVRYELHNGNIVEMAQPVGEHEEVKGFIARKVTVEFDRLDLPYVIPNQAIVRPPEKDSGYFPDVLVLNSANLANEPLWKKESTVSLGASIPLVIEVVSSNWRDDYYLKYADYEEMGIPEYWIIDYAALGGRNFIGNPKRPTISVCNLVDGEYQISKFQDSERIICQTFPELNLTPNQIFPASLL; translated from the coding sequence ATGACTCAGTCCATAACTAAGCTAGTAACCTTTGAGGAATTTGTCGATTGGCTACCTGAAAACTCAGGGGTACGCTACGAATTACACAATGGAAATATTGTAGAAATGGCACAACCAGTAGGAGAACATGAAGAAGTAAAGGGTTTTATAGCTAGAAAAGTAACAGTTGAGTTTGATCGCTTAGACCTCCCCTATGTTATCCCCAACCAAGCTATAGTCAGACCACCTGAAAAAGATTCTGGTTATTTTCCAGACGTTTTGGTGCTAAACAGTGCCAATCTAGCCAATGAACCTTTGTGGAAAAAAGAATCTACCGTGAGTTTAGGTGCATCGATACCGTTGGTAATCGAGGTTGTATCAAGCAATTGGCGGGACGATTACTACTTAAAATATGCCGATTATGAGGAGATGGGAATTCCCGAATACTGGATTATAGATTATGCAGCTTTAGGTGGACGTAATTTTATTGGTAACCCCAAAAGACCAACAATCTCTGTCTGTAACTTGGTTGATGGAGAATATCAAATCAGTAAGTTTCAAGATAGCGAGCGTATTATCTGTCAAACATTTCCAGAGTTAAATCTGACTCCAAACCAAATTTTTCCAGCAAGTTTGCTGTAG
- a CDS encoding photosystem II reaction center protein L yields MERTPNPNNQPVELNRTSLYLGLLLIFVLGILFSSYFFN; encoded by the coding sequence ATGGAAAGAACGCCCAATCCCAATAATCAGCCGGTTGAATTAAACCGGACTTCACTGTACCTGGGACTACTACTGATTTTTGTTCTGGGTATCCTGTTTTCCAGTTACTTCTTTAACTAA
- a CDS encoding photosystem II reaction center protein J, whose product MSGSGRIPLWVVATIAGLGVITVVGIFFYGAYAGIGSSL is encoded by the coding sequence GTGTCAGGAAGTGGGAGAATTCCCCTGTGGGTCGTCGCTACGATCGCAGGATTAGGTGTAATTACAGTTGTCGGCATTTTCTTTTACGGAGCCTATGCCGGAATCGGTTCTTCACTTTAA
- a CDS encoding RNA polymerase sigma factor SigF has protein sequence MPTTVTTELKHETWQLLREYQQSRSETVRNQLVKLNFGLVRREAHYWMNQCHENYEDLLQVGCLGLIKAIEKFEISKGHAFSSFTVPYIRGEIQHYLRDKGVTVRIPRRYLALQQQAIGVSRSLRAQYNRQPTDSELAAALEISPNEWQEIKLAWINRAPLSLDVPIQDGEEGSTSLGELVPDPHYRSFQLAQEDQIRLQQALVQLEQRTRDVLECVFLHDLTQKQVAEHLGISVVTVSRRVKKGLDLLKKLMGVVDE, from the coding sequence ATGCCTACCACTGTCACCACTGAACTGAAGCATGAAACCTGGCAATTGTTGCGAGAATATCAGCAATCGCGCTCAGAAACCGTTCGCAATCAGCTAGTTAAACTCAATTTTGGACTAGTGAGAAGGGAAGCTCACTATTGGATGAATCAATGCCATGAAAACTATGAAGACTTACTCCAAGTCGGCTGTTTAGGTTTAATTAAAGCAATTGAGAAATTTGAAATTTCTAAAGGACATGCTTTTAGTTCCTTTACTGTTCCTTATATTCGCGGTGAAATTCAACATTACCTCCGAGATAAAGGTGTAACTGTACGCATTCCCCGACGCTACTTAGCACTGCAACAGCAAGCGATAGGAGTTTCGCGTTCTTTGCGCGCACAATATAATCGCCAACCTACTGACTCTGAACTAGCAGCTGCACTAGAAATTTCCCCTAATGAATGGCAGGAAATTAAATTAGCATGGATTAATCGTGCGCCTTTGAGCTTGGATGTACCAATACAAGATGGAGAAGAAGGTTCTACAAGCCTAGGAGAATTAGTTCCAGATCCTCACTATCGCAGTTTTCAATTAGCGCAAGAAGATCAAATTCGTCTACAACAAGCGTTGGTTCAGTTGGAACAGCGCACCCGTGATGTTTTGGAATGTGTATTTTTACATGATTTGACACAAAAACAAGTGGCAGAACATTTAGGGATTAGTGTAGTCACGGTTTCCCGGAGAGTCAAGAAAGGGCTGGACTTGTTGAAAAAGCTTATGGGTGTGGTAGACGAGTAA
- the psbF gene encoding cytochrome b559 subunit beta has protein sequence MTSGNNINQPVTYPIFTVRWLAVHTLGVPTVFFLGAIAAMQFIQR, from the coding sequence ATGACTAGCGGCAACAACATCAATCAACCAGTTACCTATCCCATCTTTACAGTTAGATGGTTGGCGGTTCACACCCTAGGTGTACCTACTGTCTTCTTCTTGGGCGCGATCGCCGCAATGCAGTTTATTCAACGCTAG
- the psbE gene encoding cytochrome b559 subunit alpha, which produces MSGTTGERPFSDIITSIRYWVIHSITIPALFIAGWLFVSTGLAYDVFGTPRPNEYFTQVRQEVPIVNNRFEAKKQVETYIGK; this is translated from the coding sequence ATGTCAGGTACCACTGGAGAACGTCCGTTTTCGGACATTATTACCAGCATTCGTTATTGGGTAATTCACAGCATCACCATCCCAGCATTATTTATTGCTGGTTGGTTATTTGTCAGCACCGGACTGGCATATGATGTTTTTGGCACACCCCGCCCTAACGAGTACTTCACACAAGTACGCCAAGAAGTACCCATTGTGAACAACCGTTTTGAAGCTAAAAAGCAAGTAGAAACTTATATCGGAAAGTAG